In the genome of Nonlabens sp. MB-3u-79, one region contains:
- a CDS encoding YceI family protein, translated as MKNSMKKLATLVILSIMTFSFTTAQENRKEINEGNSKVVWKGYKVTGSHEGTISIKSGHLNFDKDKLTGGSFEIDMPTITVTDLEGESKGKLEGHLKSDDFFGVAKFPSASLSFTNVKSTGKNSYKVTGDITIKGTTETVSFNLSVYGNKANVSLKLDRTKFDVRYGSTSFFDGLKDKAIYDEFDLIADLEF; from the coding sequence ATGAAAAACTCAATGAAAAAACTAGCTACGCTAGTAATCCTATCAATTATGACATTCTCCTTTACGACAGCACAAGAGAATAGAAAAGAAATTAATGAAGGTAATAGTAAAGTTGTATGGAAAGGTTATAAAGTAACTGGTTCTCATGAAGGTACCATCTCAATTAAATCTGGACACTTAAATTTTGACAAAGATAAATTGACTGGAGGAAGTTTTGAAATAGATATGCCTACTATTACGGTTACCGATTTAGAAGGGGAGAGCAAAGGAAAATTAGAAGGTCATCTAAAATCTGATGATTTTTTTGGAGTCGCAAAATTCCCTTCAGCATCACTAAGCTTTACCAATGTAAAATCAACAGGTAAAAACTCATATAAAGTCACTGGAGATATCACGATAAAAGGAACAACAGAAACTGTCTCTTTTAATCTTTCAGTTTATGGAAACAAAGCTAATGTATCATTAAAATTAGATAGAACAAAATTTGATGTAAGATATGGCTCTACAAGTTTCTTTGATGGATTGAAAGACAAAGCAATTTATGACGAATTTGATTTAATTGCTGATTTAGAGTTTTAA